The following coding sequences are from one Rhipicephalus microplus isolate Deutch F79 chromosome 3, USDA_Rmic, whole genome shotgun sequence window:
- the LOC119168463 gene encoding uncharacterized protein LOC119168463, which yields MVITAQRLPIPGGEALCITLRRLAYPNRLKDHENFFGRHSSTISSLTIEVLRHIDEKFFHLLDDVNNHSWLTIDTLENFPKAIYAKGAPLTNCWGFIDGTTRAICQPTRQQQLYFSGHKRFHALKF from the exons ATGGTTATTACTGCTCAGAGATTGCCGATCCCAGGAGGCGAAGCCCTCTGCATTACTCTTCGACGGCTGGCCTATCCGAACCGACTTAAAGACCACGAGAACTTCTTCGGCCGACACAGCTCGACAATATCGTCCCTGACGATAGAAGTCTTGAGGCACATCGATGAGAAGTTTTTCCACCTGCTGGACGATGTGAATAATCACAGTTGGCTGACCATCGACACACTGGAGAATTTCCCGAAG GCCATTTACGCTAAAGGAGCCCCACTTACCAACTGCTGGGGCTTCATTGATGGCACTACGCGTGCTATATGCCAACCAACTAGGCAGCAGCAGCTTTATTTCAGCGGGCACAAAAGATTTCATGCCCTGAAGTTCTAA